Proteins from one Vicinamibacterales bacterium genomic window:
- a CDS encoding amidase, which produces MNDQRESSGHVTGPVDRRQFLRYGAIGGAMAAAVSMPLAVPDASAAPRPAPAPVLAFDLEEATVGDLQKRMESGQETARSLVEKYLGRIETLDKQGPALHHVIELNPDALAIADALDAERKSKGARGLLHGIPVLVKDNIGTADRMTTTAGSLALEGSIPAKDAFVARRLREAGAIILGKTNLSEWANFRSSHSSSGWSGRGGQAKNPYALDRNPSGSSSGTGGAIASSYAAVGIGTETDGSIVSPSNNCSLVGIKPTLGLVSRAGIIPIAHSQDTAGPMTRTVGEAAILLGALVGADQDDVATKNAAVKSKTDYTTYLNPHALEGARIGIPRKECFGQSVHADKIADEAIAVLKQLGAVIVDPANLPPSRGFSDSEMDVLLYEFKADVNAYLAALGPKAPAHTLKEIIEFNETHKDREMPFFGQEIFIRAEKKGPLTDVAYRTALATNRRLSRALGIDAVMARYKLDAFVAPTSGPASLTDLVNGDYGPGGCSTYPAVAGYPHITVPGGYAVGLPVGLSFFGRAWSEGKLIGYAYAYEQATKHRKPPTFPATVTL; this is translated from the coding sequence ATGAACGACCAGCGCGAATCGTCAGGGCACGTGACGGGACCGGTGGACCGTCGGCAATTCCTTCGCTACGGCGCGATCGGCGGCGCGATGGCCGCGGCCGTGTCGATGCCGCTTGCCGTGCCGGACGCCTCGGCGGCCCCGCGGCCGGCCCCCGCGCCCGTCCTGGCGTTCGATCTGGAAGAAGCGACCGTCGGGGACCTGCAGAAACGCATGGAGTCGGGTCAGGAGACGGCGCGCTCGCTCGTCGAGAAATACCTTGGGCGGATCGAGACGCTCGACAAGCAGGGCCCCGCGCTGCACCACGTCATCGAGCTGAATCCGGACGCGCTGGCGATTGCCGACGCGCTCGATGCCGAGCGGAAGAGCAAGGGCGCGCGAGGCTTGCTGCACGGCATTCCCGTGCTCGTGAAGGACAACATCGGCACGGCCGACCGCATGACGACCACCGCCGGTTCGCTCGCCCTGGAGGGCTCGATTCCCGCGAAGGACGCATTCGTCGCCCGCAGACTGCGGGAAGCCGGCGCCATCATCCTCGGCAAGACCAACCTCAGCGAGTGGGCGAATTTCCGTTCGTCACACTCGTCGAGCGGGTGGAGCGGGCGCGGCGGCCAGGCGAAGAACCCGTACGCGCTCGACCGGAATCCGTCGGGTTCGAGCTCGGGCACCGGCGGCGCAATCGCGTCGAGCTACGCGGCCGTCGGCATCGGCACCGAAACCGACGGCTCCATCGTCTCGCCCTCGAACAACTGCTCGCTCGTGGGCATCAAGCCGACGCTCGGTCTCGTCAGCCGGGCCGGGATCATCCCGATCGCCCACAGCCAGGACACCGCCGGCCCGATGACGCGCACGGTCGGTGAAGCGGCCATCCTCCTCGGCGCGCTGGTCGGCGCCGATCAGGACGACGTGGCAACGAAGAACGCGGCCGTGAAGAGCAAGACCGACTACACCACGTATCTCAATCCGCACGCGCTCGAGGGCGCGCGCATCGGCATTCCGCGAAAGGAGTGCTTCGGGCAGAGCGTTCACGCGGACAAGATCGCAGACGAAGCGATTGCGGTCCTGAAGCAGCTTGGCGCGGTGATTGTCGATCCGGCGAACCTGCCACCGTCCAGGGGATTCTCGGACAGCGAGATGGACGTGCTGCTGTACGAGTTCAAGGCCGACGTGAACGCCTACCTGGCCGCCCTCGGTCCAAAGGCCCCGGCGCACACGCTGAAGGAGATCATCGAGTTCAACGAGACGCACAAGGACCGCGAGATGCCGTTTTTCGGCCAGGAGATCTTCATTCGCGCCGAGAAGAAAGGACCGCTGACCGACGTCGCGTATCGCACGGCGTTGGCCACGAACCGCCGGTTGTCACGGGCCCTGGGCATCGACGCCGTGATGGCAAGATACAAGCTCGATGCGTTCGTGGCGCCGACCAGCGGTCCGGCGTCGCTCACCGATCTCGTAAACGGTGATTATGGCCCCGGCGGTTGCTCCACCTACCCGGCCGTCGCCGGCTATCCGCACATCACCGTTCCCGGCGGTTACGCGGTCGGGCTGCCCGTCGGCCTGTCCTTCTTCGGCCGCGCGTGGAGCGAGGGCAAACTCATCGGCTACGCCTACGCGTACGAGCAGGCAACGAAACACCGGAAGCCGCCCACGTTCCCGGCGACCGTGACGCTCTGA
- a CDS encoding radical SAM protein, producing the protein MLFRGRLRNDSAALSHKDTSVSLAVGEGWVSAWDLGGRLYSIWKNGHTFRRGLTGQVLHKWRDDTRGALNPYDARHRVRLEGAEADALVDEAAARAAEAADRVARFREGWRDGSGGMPGADVEPLLARCAAFDARAAREDAERFAAVYRPIGMLPPDQYLSVVLQATEGCSFGSCTFCDLYDRPYRVKSPADFARHADEVKAYLGESISLRRRSIFLGAANAIAIPMPRLVELFGVLSSQFDLANQPVHAFVDGFTGTRKGSTDYSCLHALGLRRIYVGLESGHDPLLAFVRKPATRTQAVEAVHAMKEGGVSVGVIVMIGLGGHRYSAAHVADTVDAVNAMGLGAGDVLYFSDLVEVPGTAYPGLAAAHALDPLDLDARLAQLAAIRSALVFGATAPQLARYDVREFIY; encoded by the coding sequence ATGCTGTTTCGAGGGCGGCTTCGCAACGATTCGGCGGCCCTGAGTCACAAGGATACCTCCGTTTCGCTGGCCGTCGGCGAGGGCTGGGTGTCCGCGTGGGACCTCGGCGGCCGGCTCTACAGCATCTGGAAGAATGGGCACACGTTTCGTCGCGGCCTCACCGGACAAGTACTGCACAAGTGGCGTGATGACACGCGCGGCGCATTGAATCCGTACGACGCGCGCCACCGCGTGCGCCTGGAAGGAGCGGAGGCAGACGCGCTCGTCGACGAAGCTGCCGCCCGCGCGGCCGAGGCCGCCGACCGGGTGGCCCGGTTTCGCGAAGGCTGGCGCGACGGTTCGGGCGGCATGCCCGGCGCGGACGTGGAGCCGCTTCTCGCCCGCTGCGCAGCCTTCGACGCGCGAGCCGCGCGCGAAGACGCGGAGCGCTTTGCCGCGGTCTATCGGCCGATCGGGATGCTGCCCCCCGATCAGTATCTGTCGGTGGTCCTGCAGGCTACGGAAGGCTGCTCCTTCGGAAGTTGCACCTTCTGCGACCTCTACGATCGTCCCTATCGGGTAAAGTCTCCCGCCGACTTCGCTCGACATGCGGACGAGGTGAAGGCGTACCTGGGTGAGTCGATCAGTCTGCGCCGACGCTCCATCTTCCTCGGCGCCGCCAACGCGATCGCCATCCCGATGCCGCGGCTGGTGGAGCTGTTCGGGGTGCTCTCCAGCCAGTTCGACCTGGCGAACCAGCCCGTTCACGCGTTCGTTGACGGCTTCACCGGAACGCGCAAGGGGTCGACCGACTACTCATGCCTGCACGCGCTCGGCCTGCGCCGCATCTACGTCGGCCTGGAGTCCGGCCACGACCCGCTTCTGGCGTTCGTGCGCAAGCCTGCCACCAGGACTCAAGCCGTCGAGGCGGTGCACGCCATGAAAGAGGGCGGGGTGTCGGTGGGTGTGATCGTGATGATCGGATTGGGTGGGCACCGCTATTCTGCGGCTCACGTCGCGGACACCGTCGACGCCGTCAACGCGATGGGCCTGGGCGCCGGCGACGTGCTCTACTTCAGCGACCTCGTCGAGGTTCCTGGCACGGCATACCCCGGGCTTGCCGCCGCGCACGCCCTGGATCCGCTCGATCTCGATGCGCGCCTCGCCCAACTCGCCGCCATCCGCAGCGCCCTCGTGTTCGGCGCCACCGCACCCCAGCTCGCGCGATACGACGTGCGGGAATTCATCTACTGA
- a CDS encoding Fe-Mn family superoxide dismutase, with protein sequence MAYTAKDYSALIGMPGFSETLLKNHFTLYQGYVTNTNKLLDALDAMLKDGKAGTPEYAELKRRLGWEFDGMRLHEFYFENLGGKAPLAPTGKLGRKLTADFGSHENWEKDFKATGAMRGIGWTVLYQDPTNGKLANFWITEHDGGHPAGCTPLLIMDVFEHAFMIDYGLKRPDYIAAFFNNIDWNAVEARLK encoded by the coding sequence ATGGCTTACACGGCAAAGGACTACTCCGCCCTGATCGGCATGCCCGGCTTCAGCGAGACGCTGCTGAAGAACCACTTCACGCTCTACCAGGGCTACGTCACCAACACCAACAAGCTGCTCGACGCGCTCGACGCGATGCTGAAGGACGGCAAGGCTGGCACGCCCGAGTACGCCGAATTGAAGCGGCGTCTCGGCTGGGAGTTCGACGGGATGCGGCTCCACGAGTTCTACTTCGAGAACCTCGGCGGCAAGGCGCCGCTCGCTCCCACCGGGAAGCTCGGGAGGAAGCTGACGGCCGACTTCGGCAGCCACGAGAACTGGGAGAAGGATTTCAAGGCGACCGGCGCGATGCGCGGGATCGGCTGGACGGTGCTCTATCAGGATCCGACGAACGGGAAGCTGGCGAACTTCTGGATCACCGAGCACGACGGCGGCCATCCGGCCGGCTGCACGCCGCTGCTCATCATGGACGTGTTCGAGCACGCCTTCATGATCGACTACGGCCTCAAGCGCCCGGACTACATCGCGGCGTTCTTCAACAACATCGACTGGAACGCGGTCGAAGCGCGACTCAAGTAG
- a CDS encoding cytochrome ubiquinol oxidase subunit I gives MDYPLWSLPAKGLLIAFVAVVHVFISHFAVGGGLFLVLAERKARREGDEALLGYVRQHSRFFVMLTLVFGAITGVGIWSTIGLVHPQATSTLISVFLWAWAIEWTLFATEIAAAMVYYYGWDRLDARTHVTVGWIYFVAAWLSLFVINSILSFMLTPGSWITNRSLVSGFLNPTFLPSLVARTLVAFGLAGLYALLTAARMRDPALKEKVARYALRWIVPMAIGLPVAVTSYLGVAFLVGVPIGEPLGGNSGAVDGLASALLHGSASGNPVAIRATQVVIVASTWTLLLALVATTIRRRRYGLPLALAILAATFTAMGAGEWVREDLRKPYVIGGYMFVNGVRATSAADDRFSITTVNRDGVLQSALWKRPIGATADRTAAEGAEVFRLLCTPCHTQDGYLAIRPLVRGRGQEAIRSTLANLDTWRGRRMPPFTGTNAEREALSAYLTRLGGGRLTPRLDGPSADVGYTYFEANCSACHGSGADFQIGGRGRTVAQYYETLGRLPQVNDVMSAFNGTDDQRRALADYLTTLPAAAGTRGVR, from the coding sequence ATGGATTACCCGCTCTGGTCGCTGCCGGCCAAAGGCCTGCTGATCGCCTTCGTGGCGGTGGTGCACGTCTTCATCTCGCACTTCGCCGTCGGCGGCGGCCTCTTCCTCGTCCTGGCCGAGCGGAAGGCCCGGCGCGAGGGCGACGAGGCGCTGCTCGGCTACGTCCGCCAGCACAGCCGCTTCTTCGTGATGCTGACACTCGTGTTCGGAGCGATCACTGGTGTCGGCATCTGGTCCACGATCGGCCTGGTTCACCCCCAGGCCACCTCCACGCTCATCAGCGTCTTCCTCTGGGCGTGGGCGATCGAGTGGACGTTGTTCGCGACCGAGATTGCCGCGGCGATGGTCTACTACTACGGCTGGGACCGGCTCGATGCGCGCACGCACGTCACCGTCGGCTGGATCTACTTCGTCGCCGCCTGGCTGAGCCTCTTCGTCATCAACAGCATTCTCAGCTTCATGCTGACGCCCGGAAGCTGGATTACGAACCGCAGCCTCGTCTCTGGCTTCCTGAATCCGACCTTCCTGCCGTCGCTCGTCGCGCGAACGCTGGTGGCGTTCGGCCTCGCCGGGTTGTACGCGCTGCTGACGGCGGCCCGGATGCGGGACCCGGCGCTGAAGGAGAAGGTGGCGCGGTACGCGCTGCGCTGGATCGTCCCGATGGCGATCGGCCTGCCGGTCGCGGTGACGTCGTATCTGGGCGTGGCCTTCCTCGTCGGTGTGCCGATCGGCGAACCGCTCGGCGGGAACTCGGGCGCGGTCGACGGCCTCGCCAGCGCGCTCCTCCACGGCAGCGCGAGCGGCAACCCGGTCGCGATTCGCGCGACGCAAGTGGTCATCGTGGCGTCCACGTGGACGCTGCTGCTGGCGCTCGTGGCCACCACGATCCGGCGGCGGCGGTACGGCCTGCCCCTGGCGCTGGCCATCCTCGCCGCGACCTTCACCGCGATGGGCGCCGGCGAGTGGGTTCGGGAGGACCTGCGCAAGCCGTACGTGATCGGCGGCTACATGTTCGTGAACGGCGTTCGCGCGACGTCCGCCGCGGACGACCGCTTCTCCATCACCACCGTCAACCGGGATGGCGTGCTGCAGTCGGCGCTGTGGAAGCGGCCCATCGGGGCGACCGCTGACCGCACGGCCGCCGAAGGTGCGGAGGTGTTCCGGCTGCTCTGCACGCCGTGCCACACGCAGGATGGATATCTCGCCATCAGACCACTGGTGCGCGGCAGGGGCCAGGAGGCCATCCGTTCGACGCTCGCGAACCTGGACACCTGGCGGGGCCGACGCATGCCACCCTTCACCGGGACCAATGCCGAACGCGAGGCACTGTCTGCCTATCTCACACGTCTCGGCGGCGGCCGGCTCACGCCCCGGTTGGACGGACCATCGGCCGATGTCGGCTACACGTACTTCGAGGCCAATTGCTCCGCGTGTCACGGCTCGGGTGCCGATTTCCAGATCGGCGGACGCGGCCGCACCGTCGCGCAGTACTACGAGACGCTCGGCAGACTTCCGCAGGTGAACGACGTGATGTCGGCATTCAACGGGACCGACGACCAACGCAGAGCGCTCGCCGATTACTTGACGACGCTGCCGGCGGCTGCTGGAACGCGAGGTGTCCGATGA
- a CDS encoding HAD-IA family hydrolase, whose protein sequence is MPITTLFLDAGGVLVVPNWQRVSDALAAHGVDVLPAVLADADPRARHDLDLGLSRAVSDQQRGWLYFNLVLDKAGVTTSEKTDAALADLQAYHTRVNLWETVPDGVREALERMRGLGLKLVVVSNANGKLRFLMERLGLAPFFQLMLDSTEEGVEKPDPRLFQRALERSGAIAVETMHVGDLFNVDVMGARGAGLQAALLDPLDLYAAFDCLRVHSLGELATLLERAGSGLKP, encoded by the coding sequence GTGCCCATCACGACCCTCTTCCTCGATGCCGGCGGCGTTCTCGTCGTTCCCAACTGGCAGCGCGTGAGCGACGCGCTGGCCGCACACGGTGTGGACGTCTTGCCCGCCGTCCTGGCCGACGCCGATCCGCGGGCCAGGCACGATCTGGATCTCGGCCTTTCCAGGGCCGTGAGCGACCAGCAACGCGGCTGGCTCTACTTCAACCTGGTCCTCGACAAGGCGGGCGTCACGACGTCGGAGAAGACGGATGCTGCGCTGGCCGACCTGCAGGCGTACCACACCCGCGTGAACCTCTGGGAAACGGTGCCAGATGGCGTCCGCGAGGCCCTGGAGCGGATGCGCGGCCTCGGCCTGAAGCTGGTCGTGGTGTCGAACGCGAATGGGAAGCTCAGGTTCCTGATGGAGCGCCTGGGCCTCGCGCCGTTCTTCCAGTTGATGCTCGACTCGACGGAAGAAGGCGTGGAGAAGCCCGACCCGCGGCTGTTCCAGCGGGCGCTCGAACGCTCCGGTGCGATCGCGGTCGAGACGATGCACGTCGGCGATCTGTTCAACGTGGACGTGATGGGAGCCAGGGGTGCCGGGCTGCAGGCGGCGCTCCTCGATCCGCTCGACCTCTACGCAGCCTTCGACTGTCTCCGCGTGCACTCGCTCGGCGAACTCGCGACGCTGCTCGAGCGAGCGGGCTCAGGGCTCAAGCCGTAG
- a CDS encoding exodeoxyribonuclease III: MYLKIATWNVNGIRAREAQVLDWLVREQPDVLCLQEIKAAPDQIPASLIDMDGYWCHWHGGKGYSGVALLARKDTCPERPRFYHPPFDFETRIVESTIGDVTVSSVYVPNGGKDFPAKLRFLEAMDDYVRAAGDRGQALVLCGDLNITRTEMDVHPKERKPNAIGQLPEERALLERILSRGLVDVGRALDPDNDQLFTWWPPWRNMRQRNIGWRLDYVLASRAVAAHAVRCPVYREEGTSDHAPVVAEFEML; the protein is encoded by the coding sequence GTGTACCTGAAAATTGCGACCTGGAACGTCAACGGCATCCGTGCGCGAGAGGCGCAGGTGCTGGACTGGCTGGTGCGCGAGCAGCCGGATGTGCTCTGCCTCCAGGAAATCAAGGCCGCGCCGGATCAGATACCGGCATCACTCATCGACATGGACGGCTACTGGTGCCACTGGCACGGCGGCAAGGGCTACTCCGGCGTGGCACTGCTCGCTCGCAAGGACACGTGCCCGGAACGCCCGCGCTTCTACCACCCTCCCTTCGATTTCGAAACGCGCATCGTCGAATCCACGATCGGGGACGTGACCGTGAGCTCGGTCTACGTGCCGAACGGCGGCAAGGACTTCCCGGCGAAACTGCGGTTCCTCGAGGCGATGGACGACTACGTGCGCGCCGCCGGTGATCGGGGACAGGCGCTCGTCCTCTGCGGCGACCTCAACATCACGCGGACCGAGATGGACGTGCATCCGAAGGAGCGGAAGCCGAACGCCATCGGCCAGCTTCCCGAAGAGCGGGCGCTGCTCGAGCGGATCCTGTCTCGCGGTCTCGTCGATGTCGGCCGCGCCCTCGACCCGGACAACGACCAACTGTTCACCTGGTGGCCGCCGTGGCGCAACATGCGACAGCGCAACATCGGCTGGCGCCTCGACTACGTGCTGGCAAGCCGCGCCGTCGCCGCCCACGCCGTCCGCTGTCCCGTCTATCGCGAGGAGGGGACGAGCGACCATGCGCCAGTGGTCGCGGAATTCGAAATGCTCTAA
- a CDS encoding beta-L-arabinofuranosidase domain-containing protein, whose product MNQRTFLGLFLAAVLAAPVVSGFDVPQGGDQFLDGIGETALVARYVCSRNTEDSSRNQFHAALRGSGGAFVEDPRFGTALELAGNGAHIELPGHALAGEDAISITGWLFLPTGASGPFFDFGQSGSARMFAEVSGAGFRASIASGDARMETTAAPVPVNQWVHLAVVLDPAHRLLTTYLDGVRVGQATNVTVTAVQLSNQASGDAKRLYFGRVQDAAAATLQGRLRDVRIYRVVLTDAQVATIQGNASGRQSGGRRGAPPAPVISTAAIPRESPLASRVDRVPDIQAGTVVGHLPRLPREIPAVYRNGASGPDVRVIWPAPRDNSQVGKPGTYTVTGTVPGTTFHPKATVAVRPASDPAAVPVRTVEPFPLGRVVLNQDTKGRDTPFIKNRDKFIRTLATANPDRFLYNFRDAFGQPQPGGAQQLGGWDNQTTRLRGHATGHYLSAIVQAYASTTYDESLRANFLQKMNYLIDTLYELSQKSGRPVEPGGPFNADPAAVPPGPGRAGYDSNLRVGAIRTDYWNWGRGFISAYPPDQFIMLERGATYGTQDTQIWAPYYTLHKIVAGLLDCYEVGGNRKALEIAQGMGAWAYARLKVLPAETRISMWGRYIAGEYGGMNEVMARLYRLTRDRQFLECARLFDNTNFFFGNAAHDHGLARNVDTIRGKHANQHIPQITGALETFRDTGERPYYVIADNFWDMATNDYMYSIGGVAGARIPNNAECFTAEPDTLWENGFANGGQNETCGTYNLLKLDRQLFMFDQTAKYMDHYEMALYNHILASVAEDDAGNTYHVPLNPGSQKRFGNADMSGFTCCNGTALESNTKLQDSIYFKSADDKTLFVNLFVPSTLHWAERKVVVKQQTDFPYADTTRLVLEGGGAFDIKIRVPRWAARGIFVRINGREQPVKAVPGSYLTLRRTWRSNDAIELRIPFNFHLVPVVDQPNVASLFYGPVLLAAEEAAPRSDWRPVTLDASDIGKTITGDPATLRFSIDGVPFKPFYETYGRYSVYQHVTLK is encoded by the coding sequence ATGAACCAGCGGACCTTCCTCGGACTGTTCTTGGCGGCGGTCCTCGCCGCGCCGGTCGTCTCCGGGTTCGACGTCCCTCAAGGGGGCGACCAGTTCCTCGATGGGATCGGCGAAACCGCGCTGGTTGCGCGCTACGTGTGCAGCCGAAACACGGAGGATTCCTCCAGGAACCAGTTCCATGCGGCGCTACGTGGAAGCGGCGGTGCGTTCGTCGAGGACCCCCGGTTCGGCACGGCGCTGGAGCTGGCGGGCAACGGCGCCCATATCGAGCTCCCCGGTCACGCCCTGGCCGGAGAAGACGCGATCAGCATCACGGGCTGGCTGTTCCTGCCGACCGGAGCCTCGGGACCCTTTTTCGATTTCGGGCAGAGCGGGTCGGCGAGGATGTTCGCCGAAGTGAGCGGGGCCGGCTTCCGCGCATCGATCGCGTCCGGCGACGCGCGGATGGAGACGACCGCCGCACCGGTGCCCGTGAATCAGTGGGTCCACTTGGCCGTCGTGCTCGACCCCGCACACCGCCTCTTGACGACGTATCTGGACGGCGTCCGGGTGGGCCAGGCGACAAACGTCACCGTGACGGCGGTGCAGTTGAGCAACCAGGCGTCCGGTGATGCGAAGCGTCTCTACTTCGGCCGTGTCCAGGACGCGGCGGCAGCGACACTCCAAGGCAGGCTGCGCGACGTCCGCATCTACCGCGTCGTGTTGACCGACGCCCAGGTGGCCACAATCCAGGGCAACGCCTCGGGCCGCCAGTCCGGCGGTCGCCGCGGCGCCCCGCCCGCGCCGGTCATCTCGACCGCCGCCATCCCCCGGGAATCCCCGCTGGCGTCGCGCGTGGACCGCGTTCCAGACATCCAGGCCGGGACGGTCGTGGGCCATCTCCCGCGGCTGCCGCGCGAGATCCCCGCGGTGTACCGGAATGGCGCCAGCGGCCCAGATGTCCGCGTGATCTGGCCGGCGCCGAGGGACAACAGCCAGGTGGGGAAGCCCGGCACCTACACGGTGACGGGCACCGTGCCCGGCACGACGTTCCACCCCAAGGCGACGGTGGCGGTGAGGCCGGCCAGCGATCCGGCCGCGGTTCCCGTGCGCACGGTGGAGCCCTTTCCGCTCGGTCGCGTCGTCCTCAACCAGGACACCAAGGGGCGTGATACGCCGTTCATCAAGAACCGCGACAAGTTCATCCGGACGCTGGCGACGGCCAATCCCGACCGTTTTCTCTACAACTTCAGGGACGCCTTCGGACAGCCGCAGCCTGGCGGCGCGCAGCAGCTCGGCGGGTGGGACAACCAGACGACACGCCTGCGCGGGCACGCCACCGGTCACTACCTGTCGGCGATCGTCCAGGCCTACGCCAGCACCACGTACGACGAGTCGTTGAGGGCGAACTTCCTCCAGAAGATGAACTACCTGATCGACACGCTCTACGAGCTCTCGCAGAAGTCGGGCAGGCCCGTGGAGCCAGGCGGCCCGTTCAACGCCGATCCGGCCGCAGTGCCGCCCGGCCCGGGCCGCGCCGGCTATGATTCGAATCTCAGGGTCGGGGCGATCAGGACCGACTACTGGAACTGGGGACGGGGCTTCATCAGTGCCTATCCCCCCGATCAGTTCATCATGCTCGAGCGCGGCGCCACCTACGGCACACAGGACACGCAGATCTGGGCCCCCTACTACACCCTGCACAAGATCGTCGCCGGCCTGCTCGACTGCTACGAAGTGGGAGGCAACCGCAAAGCCCTGGAGATCGCCCAGGGCATGGGCGCGTGGGCCTACGCCCGCCTCAAGGTCCTCCCGGCCGAGACGCGCATCAGCATGTGGGGCCGCTACATCGCGGGCGAGTACGGCGGCATGAACGAGGTGATGGCACGCCTGTACCGGTTGACCCGCGACCGGCAGTTCCTGGAATGCGCCAGGCTGTTCGACAACACCAACTTCTTCTTCGGCAACGCGGCGCACGATCACGGCCTGGCCAGGAACGTCGATACGATTCGCGGCAAGCACGCCAACCAGCACATCCCGCAGATCACGGGTGCGCTCGAGACCTTCCGCGACACCGGTGAACGGCCCTACTATGTGATCGCCGACAATTTCTGGGACATGGCGACCAACGACTACATGTACAGCATTGGGGGCGTGGCCGGCGCGCGCATTCCGAACAACGCGGAGTGCTTCACCGCCGAGCCCGACACGTTGTGGGAGAACGGCTTCGCCAACGGCGGGCAGAATGAGACGTGCGGCACCTACAACCTGCTGAAGCTCGACCGCCAGCTCTTCATGTTCGACCAGACGGCGAAGTACATGGACCACTACGAGATGGCGCTCTACAACCACATTCTCGCGTCGGTCGCCGAAGACGACGCTGGGAACACCTACCACGTCCCGCTCAATCCCGGATCGCAGAAGCGATTCGGGAACGCCGACATGAGCGGCTTCACCTGCTGCAACGGCACCGCCCTCGAAAGCAACACCAAGCTCCAGGACTCCATCTACTTCAAGAGCGCCGACGACAAGACGCTGTTCGTCAACCTCTTCGTGCCGTCCACGCTGCATTGGGCCGAGCGCAAGGTGGTGGTGAAGCAGCAGACCGATTTCCCATACGCCGACACGACCAGGCTCGTCCTCGAGGGCGGTGGGGCGTTCGACATCAAGATCCGGGTGCCGCGCTGGGCAGCCCGCGGCATCTTCGTCCGGATCAACGGCCGCGAGCAGCCGGTCAAGGCGGTGCCAGGCAGCTACCTGACGCTGCGCCGGACCTGGCGGTCGAACGATGCGATCGAGCTTCGCATCCCGTTCAATTTCCACCTCGTGCCGGTCGTGGACCAGCCGAACGTCGCCAGCCTCTTCTATGGCCCGGTCCTGCTCGCGGCCGAGGAAGCGGCCCCGCGCAGCGACTGGCGCCCGGTCACCCTCGACGCCTCCGATATCGGCAAGACGATCACGGGCGATCCCGCGACGCTCCGTTTCAGCATCGACGGCGTGCCCTTCAAGCCGTTCTACGAGACGTACGGGAGGTATTCGGTGTACCAGCACGTCACGCTGAAGTGA